The segment ATGTGACATCCATCTCTCTTTGATGAAATCCGTGTAAAtacgtttttttgtttgttttcgatTTGGTTTTTATCACCTTGAATAATGTATTCAAACGTTATCAACTCATTGTTTGTAAATCGATATCGTTGTTCTCCTTCAGTCTCAGTAACATGTGTACCATTTTAATAGCACACCATTTTGCACATCTTCATTTTACTTTTGATTTTGTAACAACTTGTAACAACAAATGAAATTTTTCAAAACAGCATCCATCGTTTCATGAATCTCTTGTAGTACCATCCTTTGAATTTAATTCTAAATGAGATCTAACATTATTTCAGCTCTGAATTTATTTTGGACCCGAAGGAAACATTTCtaatttgcattttatttaaattagacgaaaataataaaaaaaactcaaatgcAATTGAATTAGAAACCATTGGTTGCATTAGAAAAATAATAGTTTCGTATACAATGAATAGTTATAGATTACGATAGATATTGACTTTACTATTTGTGCTATTCAACTTGTTTATTCCGGTTACTtaatgtctttattttattatacaaaatagcattactatattactataaaaatatatagatctacacatTTCTTTATAATACAGTCGATTTCTGAACATTCATTACATAGTATATGGAACTAATGAATGTAAATGTATTTAATCGTCTGATTAGTGACAGAAATCATGTTTAATGCAGACTGATgattttgaaattttataattagGCAATATGTGTGTCTCTCCCCATTACAAGTAGGGATAATTTTTGGCAAATATAATAATGTAATTATTGAAACATGTTGTTGGTTTCCATATTTTATGACATTTTATGTTGTCGCTTTATTTTTCGTCCTGTTGCTTTCATCAAAGAGATGTGATCGCTAGGCATATACTTCCACacctagatctttttttttgtttcaaatctatAGCAAAACATTGAACCAATCAGACCATATGAGATATATAGAGCTATATTTTATCGCCGCTATGTTTGGAATCAAGGAAGTTAATTAAACTGGGATTGTCTCAAGTTGGGTTGTTGTTCTTGAGTTTTGTTACATTGTGTTTAAATCGTTGTGTTCTGATATTTGACGAATCGTTATGTTAATATGTATTAAAGTGAGAGAAAAAATTTAATTCTTAGAAATAGACTTggcagtttttattttaatataagtgTATATGCAACGTTTTCAAGATTTTCATTGATACTAGGACAGAACATACAGGGCTGTCTTTTGTTGTTATCCTGATCTGAAACTCGCTGTACTAAACATAGACTTCAGTGGGGAACTTACTTCCGGTAGAAACAATGAGATTAGTAATTCGTGAGATATGAAATGTATATTATAGTCATTTAATTTCTTATTAATTCATTAAAGTAAAGCACGTGTTATTATAAAAGTACAACAGTAAACAGATCTAGTTCAACTGCTCTAAAATTTTCTATGCGACATATTCAATAAAAACTTCACCAATATTTTAACACTTAATGCTTACATATTAGATTAAAATTGTATAGTTCTTTATGGGGATTAAAATATAAACGTtaattcctatgatgataaagctaaaattgaatagcgcaaattctaaTGTTtcctttcagaaaaaaaaaaaagttacaaaataaAGATGTTTGCTGAACGCCTATAAGCAGCTCGGAAACTTCACAAAAGAACCAGGACTAAACGGAATAGGAGCATATAAAAATAACCCTATATAAAAGCAACGGATgtaacgcgacatgaagctccttaaaatcgacactagcagctgggaaaaagtgacACTGGATAGAcctacatggagagagagcataaaggaagggtcccggtttgcagatgccatacacaacagaagcagaaagaagggtgaaaatgcaacggcgcctggtgattacatatccctaacctgcgaccgcagctgtgtatcaaggattggcctctttagtcacacaagaagttgcaaagggaaaagattgtctctggAGACGTGAAATGCCACTGAAATAAAATTCCAAAAACTCTTGGCTATTTATTGAAGATCTTGAGCTCAAATCCTGACTCAAGGTGACACGTGACTGCTGATCGCCCTGAGGAAGAATAAAAAGCTCCTCCCAGATACCTCGTTTCTTCAAATGCTGtaaagataccccccccccccaccgcccGATCTCCTTTGTGGACCAATgaaaaaatctataaaaaaaaaaagttttccgtgctgccttgaGGCGCTCAACAAAGACAGCTCAAGTGGGAATTCGAAATCaaccactccccccccccccccccgcaataGATAGCCAAGCGTTTAACACCTATCATTCAAACACCATCCACAAATTAGCCACATCATCCACACATCAGCCACCCACCAGCCACACACTAGCCAAACACCAGCCACACATCGTAAAAGCAATAACATCGAGTAATTAAATCTTAATCTAgaattatttgtgtgtgtgtgtgtgtataattaaTCTCTACATCTTTGTTGATGTCTGATGGATTATTACCACCAAGCTATGTACTCGCTAACAAAAAGACAACTTTCTATGACCATAACACTAACGAGTATAGCCTTGCAGTACTCCTTCCCCCAACAACAGAGCCATTATACTTGTGTTCATCTCCATCCTGGTCCAATAAAAGTGGAAACAAATCTGGTCTTACAATCCAACACTTACACAAACAcacgtatacacacacacacatatatctctttaaacaaaaatatgaaagtctaatttttttttattttttttttggtgacaaactttttacaaaacatttcccCACTTAAATAAAATTCTGTAGTAATTGTAATTCAATCTCCTATGATATAAATTTTGACTACCTGATGATAAAAAATCTGGCTAATCAAAGTTCCATTGGACAAAATCCGTAGCATCAGATCACCAGACTCATCTCACCCcgacacctcccccccccccccccgaatacAGGCAAACACATCAGCGCAAAGAGACAATAGTAGTCACTTAACTAGACAATAGCTATCATAAATGGCTCTAATGTATAGCCCTGTTATGACAAGCCAAAGTTAAAGAAGCGCAAACGGCCTCTTCCAaaatcaaaaacacaaaatcaTAACGACGCTACGAGCATAAGTCTTAATGGTCTATATCTCGTAACCAGGATTTCTGGGATCAGATTAACTCACACCAGCACGTAATCCTGGGACTTCCCCTGTCACGTGACCCGTGCTGGTTTACGTCGGCCCAGTCACCTCTCCGTGAGAAGTTGGATCTGTGAGAACGACAGTGTAGGATCCTGGAGATTAGGGCTTCGGCACACGGCTACCAAGCCaggtttttgtgtgtgtgtgtgtgtgtgtctagccTTGTGTTTAGTCTTGTCTTTAATGGATACCAAATAGTAGATCACTTGACAAGAATAGACGTGGAAATGTATTTTATGGGTTTAACTTTATGAACAGGACCATGCATCAAGACAGTGGAGTAGCTAGGGTATATGATGCCAGGTGCGGCAGATCCTaaggattcccccccccccctttaaaaaaaaaaaacgttagaagatttaaaaataatatgtatttattgcttttaaagtattgttgaaaaaaaaatattaaaaaaaaacactacaaatAAATATCACGTGATTTCCTGCTGGCAAtactatcaatatttttttttcccaccagTTACTGTTCAATAGATAACATTACCAAATTAGTGCGTTGTAAATTTGCCACAGTTAATAGCAAAGGATAGGAAAAGATGAAGGTGAAACTGATCAGAACCTTTCTATTGCCACATACTAGACAACGACAGCATTACCATATTTGATGCTGACATATTAGTTCTAGAGTTTGTAATTTTTAGCTGcctcgaaaggggaatagccacTATTAAATTTGTGTGGCATTCGTCCCCTTTAGATATCATAAACAAGAAACGATACTAAAAATCTGATATCGTGTTGTTTTAGATCTTTCGAAGATCTAACGCAACAGCTACTATTATCTTTTCCAAAAgcgaaaaataaatttaaatttttaaatcaaatattcaagcatgtttttttcttaaaactaTAGTACAGCCGCAACTATTCacactaatagtaaataatagtaataatcataataaagtATTTAAGCAGTGCCACTAGAGTCGCTCCACAGGGAATAGAAACACGGAATGTCCACGAATTAAGGTTAGCAACTATTTggcatattttaatatttacttttttttttaaatttatgtgacggttttagattttttgtcaaaagttaaaaaaaaaatgtgtattactaatttaaatactttttgCGATACTAGCTacaacattgaaaacaaaatctatttagtatgcacatAAGTCtactataattttaaaacaacaattgatAAGTAGTGTATCATATTCTACACATGAAGTGCAGAACTAGGTCTCGTGCTGTACTACCACTGTTTCTATGGTCCTAGTTGCACTGAACTATAGTTATATGTAATGAGTAGCGTTATGTGCATAAATAGCTGTCACGTGATATACTGTTTTGTAAGAGCTTCCCACCCACATTGTTTACAGTCACTATGacgaaaaaattaaatacatctCAAGATTTGAGAGGTTCTGGTTGCGTGGTATTAACCTCTTGTCTACCTATTAAgtgtcagggttatgttaaggccttagctcgtttgcccgggcccctgacatttaaccaggcaccttcgtgcttacaataaataaatgactcactggtaacaatgtaaatatttaatgatataaatataagtatgatgacaaactaatggagtaatgacattgaatttggaACATATTAATACTgtcaatttattaattaaacaataattctacaccttgctatcccacaacgtacacattaatgttcgaaaccacaacacaacacactgctgtctctagtcaccagcgtagacttccaatcccaaactaactccctgtaaagacaaagtaaagacaaactagaaaggtctagtagactatcactatggcatcgaaacaactgcgaaacgcagttatgccttagatactcaccctaaacaggggaacacagaagaatctcaacaaacgttacaccagcagaacaaaaacactccattaacttacaagcaaggcaacaaaaagaaagtgcgttcaaaaattgtgcacttaatacacattggtgctagaatgccataatctacgcaccgacatTCCCCCTCTCCCCACAAACTGGTTCTTACAAAGTATGGACCAGTTTCCGTACCTCaaactgaaagaaaagtaagaagATATCATTGCAACTACAAGGTAAGCACATCCAGCTAGGGAACATTCATCCGCATTAACATCACTCTTCCAAACATAACAACTTAGaagaaaaattaccaattatacTTTTTACCAAAGTATCCACATTACACTATGAACCATTCACAAAATCACATCTACCAACCgatcaaatttaaaatgcataatcAACAAATTAATGTCAATAATACTAAATGCAACATAATTTCATCTAACATAAAGtgcaaacattttcaaacaataatGTATACATTGGAACATTAAAATGCATAAGACATGTATATaccaaaaatacataaatatgtaactTATGTAGCTGCACATTGGAAAGTCTATCTTGAGCACGGATCAGCAAGCAGATTGTCCTTTCCTCAGACGTGAACAACATCAAATGAATAATCCTGCAACATCAGCGCCCATCTTGTAATACGTGCATTGGTAAAGTTAGTGCTCCCAAAGTAACATAAAGCCTTGTGGTCAGTCTGGAGATTAAATTTTGTTCCCGGCCAATAATTGTCCCTTTTTCTATTGCATATACAATGGCCACTTCTTCAGGTTTAATGGTAAAATACTTCTGCTCCCGAGGCAACACTTTACGGCTCACATAATTTTATAGGATGCAACATACCATTCACACACTGGCATAGAATGCCAGAGATCTCCCTTTGTCTGAGGCATCAGTCTGGAGATAAAACAGTAGAGAAGAATCAGGCAATCGAAGAATAGGATAGTTACACAGACAGGCCTGTACTCTCTTCAATGCCTCCGcacactcacagctccagtctactctcatggatTTTAAACGACGTAAGAATGCCTTAAAAGGAAAAACTAAATCCACGTATCTACCAATAAACTTTTACTCCCATAACTAACAGATATGGTTCCGATACTTTAAATAACAAAGTATATACTCAACTCACTTTAAGTATATATAAAGATTTAAgtggaatggaaaaaaaataatttcgtcTAGAATATTGATTACATCAACATCTAAATATACCAACACCATTCATCCATAGGTCTCGATATTTAAACAACCCAATATGGATTTGCCAGAGTACCCTAGTTATCATCACGTTATCCCCGCGTGCTTATACGATGAGGAACAACCACAATATTCCTACCTCCAAATTTGGACTTGTCCAAATATTTAACTGCTCTCGCAACGTCTGCCAGGTTCCTGAGCCTAACATGACCTACACCCATTGACTTCCCATTCGCCATCAAAACCTCCACAAATCCCACCAAACCAACATCTCTAAACCTATCCTTTAACTTCTGCCAGTTAACATTATATGGTAAATTTCTAACTGTCACTGTGTAACGATCCGGAATCAGCTTATAGTCACGACGACTCTTGGACTCGCGACGGCCCTCTAGTCATCTATCACTTGGCCTCTGCTCACGTGCTCTGACCACAGTATTACAATCGTCTTCCCTATCAGTTGGATTAATCGGGTAAGTGTTTGGAACCCTATCCCCACAACTGAAGCAAGCGATCTCCATCCTTTTGCCCCCAGGACTCCGATTCATCACAGGCTCACTACACGCTGCCGCAACATACACTTTGTCTTCCTTAGCAAGCGACACGCCCGCACTAGCAACCTTAAAACCTTCAATAACATCAATCATATCATCAACGGTGCCTTTCTTACTTATTATCAGTTGCTTGTACACATCACCGGACACATTCTCAAGTATTCTATCTTTCACCAGCAACTCTTTCACTTCTTCCACAGTCTTGCCTACTTCAGCCATTTTTAACCAATTGTCCAACGCGTTTCGCAGCTCGGTGACAAAACCCCTAAAATCGTTCTGTCGTGGTTTCACCCGGTGGAACCTCTTGCGGCAGATTTCCGCGTTTATATCCGCATGTCGCAGTAATACAGCCCTCACTTCCTCATAATTTTCATTCAAAAACAGACTGTCCCGCAGCATACAGTTTCTTAGAAAGGTAGTTAGTTTATAGGACAAGAGCAATGACCATTCCTTTCTATCGATCTTGCATCTTGTTGCGACGGCCTCAAAGTGTGTTAAATATGCCATCAGGTCATCGTCTTCCTTCATTCCCTGGAAGCTCTTGTCAAGTTTATCTAAAACATTTCTAGGCCGCACCTCTGCCTGTGTTGCCGTCCCAGCCGCTGTTGCTGACTTTTCCTTCATTTGTTCTAGTTCCATCTCCTCTTTCCTCTTGAGTTCCTCCCTGGCATCTCTTTCTTTCCACCTCTCGTGTTCCTCACGCTTGGCCTTCTCCTCACGTTCAAATCTGGCCTTCTCctctgccttcgcctctttcttAGCTTTTTCATAGTCTTCTTTCTGCTCAGCCACATACCTCTCCAACCTTTCACCTTCGTACCCCAGAGAACGACCATCACTTATAAACTGGGCAGTAATTGTCAACCTAGTTTCCATGGTAAATACAATGTACACTACTTGgctgtattatatt is part of the Biomphalaria glabrata chromosome 10, xgBioGlab47.1, whole genome shotgun sequence genome and harbors:
- the LOC129928852 gene encoding uncharacterized protein LOC129928852, which translates into the protein METRLTITAQFISDGRSLGYEGERLERYVAEQKEDYEKAKKEAKAEEKARFEREEKAKREEHERWKERDAREELKRKEEMELEQMKEKSATAAGTATQAEVRPRNVLDKLDKSFQGMKEDDDLMAYLTHFEAVATRCKIDRKEWSLLLSYKLTTFLRNCMLRDSLFLNENYEEVRAVLLRHADINAEICRKRFHRVKPRQNDFRGFVTELRNALDNWLKMAEVGKTVEEVKELLVKDRILENVSGDVYKQLIISKKGTVDDMIDVIEGFKVASAGVSLAKEDKVYVAAACSEPVMNRSPGGKRMEIACFSCGDRVPNTYPINPTDREDDCNTVVRAREQRPSDR